In Phoenix dactylifera cultivar Barhee BC4 chromosome 11, palm_55x_up_171113_PBpolish2nd_filt_p, whole genome shotgun sequence, the following are encoded in one genomic region:
- the LOC103696259 gene encoding protein LOL2-like — MQSQVVCNGCRNVLLYPRGATNICCAICSTVTSVPPPGMEISQLVCGGCRTLLMYTHGATNVRCSCCNTINLARSANQVAHVNCGQCNTTLMYPYGAPSVKCAICHYVTNIGASNMRVPIPAAHRPNEFTAMPPSNSAPSSQAQTVVVENPMTVDESGKLVSNVVVGVTTGRK; from the exons ATGCAGAGCCAAGTTGTGTGCAACGGCTGCAGGAATGTCCTTCTTTACCCTAGGGGAGCTACTAACATATGCTGTGCAATATGCAGCACTGTAACTTCAGTGCCCCCTCCAg GAATGGAGATATCTCAGCTTGTATGTGGAGGTTGCCGAACTTTGTTAATGTATACCCATGGTGCAACTAACGTGAGATGTTCCTGCTGCAACACAATTAATCTTGCAAGATCAG CAAATCAGGTTGCTCATGTGAACTGTGGCCAATGTAATACAACTCTGATGTATCCTTATGGAGCACCGTCCGTCAAATGTGCAATATGTCATTATGTTACAAACATCGGG GCAAGTAATATGAGAGTTCCAATCCCAGCAGCACACAGGCCTAATGAATTCACGGCCATGCCACCATCGAATTCAGCT CCTTCTTCTCAAGCCCAGACTGTTGTTGTTGAGAACCCTATGACAGTGGATGAAAGCGGCAAACTG GTGAGCAATGTTGTAGTGGGAGTCACCACTGGGAGAAAATGA